The nucleotide window GTCCTCAATGTTCTTCTGCGAGATGCACCGACCGACCGCGGACACCTCTACCGGCGAGCACCCTATCAGGTAGTTAAAAATGCTGATATCGTGTGTCGCCAGATCGTACAAGGCGTTCACGTCGCCGCGAATCGGACCGAGATTGGTTCGGTTTGCCTCCATATAGTGAATACGTCCCAGCTCGCCCGATTCGACCAGCTTGCGAAGCTCGGTGATTCCGTTGTTAAACAGGAACACGTGACCGACCATGAATACAAGACCGGTGTCCTCGGCCAGCCGGACTATTCCGGCCGCCTCGCGGGTTGTGGCGCAGATGGGTTTCTCTGCCAGCACGTGCTTGCCGGCCTGCAGGGCTTCTCGGGCGATCTGCGCGTGCGTGAAGGTCGGCGTGGCGATGACCACGGCATCGATCGACTCGTCGGCCAGCAGCTCGTGGTAGTCGGCGACGGCGCGAATCTGCGGGAACCGCTTGAGCATGTTTTCCCGTCTTTGCTGGCTGATGTCGGCACAGCCCACCACGGTGGCGCGGTCGCTTTCAGAGAAGACCCGAATGTGATTGGGTCCCCATCTGCCGCACCCGATCACCGCCAGCCGCACTTGCGCTCCATCCGCTGCCATGGTCCCGATACTCCCTGAAGATGACGATCAGTCACAACTT belongs to Phycisphaerae bacterium and includes:
- a CDS encoding Gfo/Idh/MocA family oxidoreductase, yielding MAADGAQVRLAVIGCGRWGPNHIRVFSESDRATVVGCADISQQRRENMLKRFPQIRAVADYHELLADESIDAVVIATPTFTHAQIAREALQAGKHVLAEKPICATTREAAGIVRLAEDTGLVFMVGHVFLFNNGITELRKLVESGELGRIHYMEANRTNLGPIRGDVNALYDLATHDISIFNYLIGCSPVEVSAVGRCISQKNIEDVCFATLKYPDGTLGHIHVSWLNPRKVRTMTVVGDRQMAYWDDIDPDNTLRLYDKGIDQEPHYDSFGEFRYLLRSGDMHVPAIRQSEPLVNQAQAFLDWVLGGKRSLSDARYGLEVVAVLEAATRSMAAGGTMCRVEAEVPEALCEVA